The Streptomyces sp. HUAS CB01 genome has a segment encoding these proteins:
- a CDS encoding SpoIIE family protein phosphatase, with translation MTRQRFAFCGAEMAAVYVLAGGGRELHLAELTGDRRMLYGLPAIIAVEGHSPAAEAFRAGGPLWLNPKELAAYVELDPHHFPGRRGEGAETTARISLGALPLGRGANELGCLIVAGDVTDGFSPDRRALLELYADQVAAGLESAAARVPGRAPPQTHLAQAALVPLQGGAFILELSTGRMEAHAYVLELLGIPPEEFDGRVETLLACAVPDDIPALMEIVEPGRMSAATEQLAFRIRRPGGELRWLGLRCRVEVDADGTPERVLGVVADAAYLRPSADEVSVVQRLSAKLAGASTIREVSRLVVASLRGPLEASRVAVAEREGDRLVVTILDPPEPDAWPAVWRSEWRSEWPDLSIHDMPTLEGALREGHVSLWPAGAHLEPALAEIGPGGLAVLPLRADGRMVGVCLVGWDEEHRFDPEERSLLTAAAALVGQALMRAHALDAGHELATMLQRSLLPRKLPELPGGEAVARYLPATAGLEVGGDWYDVIPLGDGHVALVIGDVQGHSAGAATIMGQMRTAVRAYAVEGHPPDVVVARANRLLVGMETDLFATCLYVDLDMEEGIARLVRAGHLHPVIRHPDGSAEELLVEGGPPLGVLADEEYPMTEAGLVPGTILMLLTDGLVESAALTLEEGMRRVCDTLAAADPADAGRMADELVVGVNRRDDDVALLLLRYDGTQVRPMRTHWTVWRLPNAVMHARRFTARTLRSWGAEEELDGALLVVSELVTNAVAHTQGEVRLDLTLSADRLRIAVNDASPRSPVKPADQGWEATGGRGLLIVEATTASWGAVPLSGGKQVWAEIPLAPRERLARAR, from the coding sequence GTGACCAGGCAGCGCTTTGCGTTCTGCGGGGCTGAGATGGCCGCTGTCTACGTCCTCGCCGGCGGGGGCCGCGAACTCCATCTGGCCGAGCTGACCGGCGATCGCAGGATGCTGTACGGCCTGCCGGCGATCATCGCTGTGGAGGGCCACTCCCCCGCCGCCGAGGCCTTCCGCGCCGGCGGCCCGCTCTGGCTGAACCCGAAGGAACTCGCGGCGTACGTCGAGCTCGACCCCCACCACTTCCCCGGCCGCCGCGGGGAGGGGGCGGAGACCACGGCCCGGATCTCGCTCGGCGCGCTGCCGCTCGGGCGCGGCGCCAACGAGCTGGGCTGTCTGATCGTGGCGGGCGACGTCACCGACGGTTTCAGCCCCGACCGCCGGGCGCTGCTGGAGCTCTACGCCGACCAGGTCGCGGCCGGTCTGGAGTCGGCCGCCGCCCGCGTACCGGGCCGTGCCCCGCCGCAGACGCACCTGGCCCAGGCCGCCCTGGTACCGCTGCAGGGCGGAGCGTTCATCCTGGAGCTGAGCACCGGGCGGATGGAGGCGCACGCGTACGTCCTGGAGCTCCTCGGCATTCCCCCGGAGGAGTTCGACGGGCGGGTGGAGACCCTGCTGGCCTGCGCGGTTCCGGACGACATCCCGGCACTGATGGAGATCGTCGAACCGGGGCGGATGTCCGCGGCCACCGAGCAACTGGCGTTCCGGATCCGCCGCCCCGGCGGGGAGCTGCGCTGGCTGGGGCTGCGCTGCCGGGTCGAGGTGGACGCCGACGGCACACCGGAGCGGGTGCTGGGCGTGGTGGCCGACGCCGCCTACCTGCGGCCCAGCGCCGACGAGGTCTCGGTGGTGCAGCGGCTGTCGGCCAAGCTGGCGGGGGCGAGCACGATCCGGGAGGTCAGCCGGCTGGTGGTGGCCTCGCTCCGCGGTCCGCTGGAGGCGAGCCGGGTCGCCGTGGCCGAGCGGGAGGGCGACCGGCTGGTGGTCACCATCCTGGATCCGCCGGAGCCCGATGCCTGGCCCGCGGTCTGGCGCTCCGAATGGCGCTCCGAGTGGCCGGACCTGTCGATCCACGACATGCCCACGCTCGAGGGCGCGCTGCGCGAGGGGCATGTGAGCCTCTGGCCGGCCGGCGCGCACCTCGAACCGGCGCTGGCGGAGATCGGGCCCGGCGGCCTCGCCGTGCTGCCGCTCCGGGCGGACGGGCGGATGGTGGGGGTGTGTCTGGTGGGGTGGGACGAGGAGCACCGGTTCGACCCGGAGGAGCGGTCGCTGCTGACCGCCGCCGCGGCCCTGGTGGGTCAGGCCCTGATGCGGGCGCACGCCCTGGACGCCGGGCACGAGCTCGCCACGATGCTCCAGCGGAGCCTGCTGCCGAGGAAGCTTCCCGAGCTGCCCGGTGGTGAGGCCGTCGCCCGCTATCTCCCGGCCACGGCGGGGCTGGAGGTCGGCGGCGACTGGTACGACGTGATCCCGCTCGGTGACGGCCATGTGGCGCTGGTCATCGGGGACGTGCAGGGGCACAGCGCGGGAGCCGCGACGATCATGGGCCAGATGCGCACGGCCGTCAGGGCGTACGCGGTGGAGGGACACCCACCGGACGTGGTGGTCGCCCGCGCGAACCGGCTGCTCGTCGGCATGGAGACGGATCTGTTCGCCACCTGCCTCTACGTGGACCTCGACATGGAGGAGGGCATCGCCCGGCTGGTACGGGCGGGCCACCTGCATCCGGTGATCCGCCACCCCGACGGCAGCGCCGAGGAGCTGCTGGTCGAGGGCGGGCCGCCGCTGGGCGTCCTCGCCGACGAGGAGTACCCGATGACGGAGGCGGGGCTGGTGCCCGGCACGATCCTGATGCTGCTGACGGACGGCCTGGTCGAGTCGGCGGCCCTCACGCTGGAGGAGGGCATGCGCCGGGTGTGCGACACCCTCGCCGCGGCCGACCCCGCCGACGCCGGCCGGATGGCCGACGAACTGGTCGTGGGGGTGAACCGGCGCGACGACGACGTGGCCTTGCTGCTCCTGCGTTACGACGGCACCCAGGTGCGGCCGATGCGGACCCACTGGACGGTGTGGCGGCTGCCCAACGCCGTGATGCACGCCCGGCGTTTCACCGCACGGACCCTGCGCTCGTGGGGTGCGGAGGAGGAGTTGGACGGCGCTCTGCTCGTCGTGTCCGAACTGGTCACCAATGCCGTCGCGCACACGCAGGGCGAGGTGCGGCTCGACCTCACGCTGTCCGCCGACCGCTTGCGGATCGCGGTGAACGACGCCTCCCCCCGCAGCCCCGTCAAGCCGGCCGACCAGGGCTGGGAGGCGACGGGAGGCCGCGGGCTGCTGATCGTCGAGGCCACGACGGCGTCGTGGGGCGCGGTGCCGCTCAGCGGCGGCAAGCAGGTGTGGGCGGAGATCCCCCTGGCGCCGCGCGAGCGGCTGGCCCGGGCACGCTGA
- a CDS encoding LysR family transcriptional regulator — MLELRQLTVLKAIAQEGSLAAAARSLHYTQPTVTHHLGVLEAHFGARLVQRGPRGAALTELGAALLPHAEAVLERLRLAEREVRDLSERGAHTLHIGTFPTAGALLLPPAVKAVRGEGVQVSLVEGELPALLRGLVARELHAALVFSQPGDRLDLDDDFELHPLLTDPLLLVMPEDHRCAGLTHVPLEELRDDDWIGSADPRDPCDRVLSWACAQHSFEPVHGLRTDDYAVVQGFVAAGAGVALVPRLALGTPRPDVAVRKLTGPPLAREISVAVLRTTAARSTRELLDALTRQAERIREQWGTTDAAGVDPSP, encoded by the coding sequence ATGCTCGAGCTCCGCCAGCTGACCGTGCTGAAGGCCATCGCGCAGGAGGGCTCCCTCGCCGCCGCGGCCCGGTCGCTGCACTACACGCAGCCCACCGTCACCCACCATCTCGGCGTGCTGGAGGCGCACTTCGGCGCCCGCCTGGTGCAGCGCGGCCCGCGCGGCGCCGCGCTCACCGAGCTGGGGGCCGCGCTGCTTCCCCACGCGGAGGCCGTACTCGAACGGCTGCGGCTGGCAGAGCGGGAGGTACGGGACCTGTCCGAGCGGGGGGCGCACACCCTGCACATCGGCACCTTCCCGACGGCGGGCGCGCTGCTGCTGCCGCCGGCCGTGAAGGCCGTGCGCGGCGAGGGAGTGCAGGTGTCGCTCGTCGAGGGCGAGCTGCCGGCCCTGCTGAGGGGGCTCGTGGCGAGGGAACTGCACGCCGCTCTCGTCTTCTCCCAGCCGGGCGACCGGCTCGACCTGGACGACGACTTCGAGCTGCATCCCCTGCTCACCGATCCGCTGCTCCTGGTCATGCCCGAGGACCACCGGTGCGCCGGACTGACCCATGTGCCGCTGGAGGAACTGAGGGACGACGACTGGATCGGCTCGGCCGACCCGCGCGACCCCTGCGACCGCGTGCTGTCGTGGGCCTGCGCCCAGCACTCGTTCGAGCCGGTGCACGGTCTGCGGACCGACGACTACGCGGTCGTCCAGGGCTTCGTCGCCGCGGGCGCGGGAGTCGCGCTCGTGCCGCGGCTCGCCCTCGGCACCCCGCGCCCCGACGTGGCCGTGCGCAAGCTGACCGGACCGCCCCTCGCGCGGGAGATCAGCGTGGCCGTGCTGCGCACCACCGCCGCGCGCAGCACCCGGGAGCTGCTGGACGCGCTGACCCGGCAGGCCGAGCGGATCCGGGAGCAGTGGGGCACGACCGACGCCGCGGGCGTCGACCCGTCCCCGTAG
- a CDS encoding aminotransferase class I/II-fold pyridoxal phosphate-dependent enzyme: MNSTTTAAPVEPAPGRRPAPGSTPYADALRAQAGRDWVRLNVPGHAADPDSFPPLASLIGPAALRMDFPPLLDGIDLGVSSPLEEALALAAEAWGARRTWFLTNGASQGNQIASLVAPALGRVLVVQRSVHSSVIDGLVLSGLDCAFVQPSVDAEQGIAHGVTAADLARALAEHPDAAAAYVVSPSYFGAVADVRALAEVSHAAGVPLIVDEAWGSHFGFHPALPGSALSQGADLVTSSTHKLAGSLTQSAMLHLGHGPFADRLEPLVDRAFRLVQSTSASALLMASLDVARASLVAGRDAVGASVEAADAVRRTIRGLGRYGIVSDSFGRFPDIVAADPLRIAVDTRSGGIAGHEARRLLHRDHEIMVEVATDSAIVAVVGAGAAPDTDRFVEALHRLPASPADSAPDERSRPRLPSPGPARLTAREAFLSRSRTVPAADAVGMISADTLAAYPPGIPNVLPGEVVTTEVVDFLQRTAAAPSGHVRGALDPAVSVLRVVDAGGAPPGTAVTRAAAVRSR, from the coding sequence GTGAACAGCACAACCACCGCAGCCCCCGTCGAGCCGGCACCCGGCCGGAGGCCCGCCCCCGGCAGCACCCCGTACGCGGACGCCCTCCGCGCCCAGGCCGGCCGCGACTGGGTGCGGCTGAACGTCCCCGGACACGCCGCCGACCCCGACAGCTTCCCCCCGCTCGCCTCCCTCATCGGCCCGGCCGCGCTGCGCATGGACTTCCCGCCGCTGCTGGACGGCATCGACCTCGGGGTGTCCTCCCCGCTCGAGGAGGCGCTGGCGCTGGCCGCCGAGGCGTGGGGGGCCCGCCGCACCTGGTTCCTCACCAACGGCGCCTCGCAGGGCAACCAGATCGCGTCGCTGGTCGCCCCCGCCCTCGGACGGGTGCTGGTCGTGCAGCGCAGCGTGCACTCGAGCGTCATCGACGGCCTCGTCCTCTCGGGGCTGGACTGCGCCTTCGTGCAGCCGTCGGTCGACGCGGAGCAGGGCATCGCCCACGGTGTCACCGCGGCGGACCTGGCACGGGCGCTCGCGGAGCACCCGGACGCGGCGGCCGCCTACGTCGTGTCCCCCAGCTACTTCGGCGCGGTCGCCGACGTGCGCGCCCTGGCGGAGGTCTCCCATGCCGCGGGCGTGCCGCTGATCGTGGACGAGGCGTGGGGCTCGCACTTCGGCTTCCACCCGGCGCTCCCCGGCAGCGCCCTGTCGCAGGGCGCGGACCTGGTCACGTCCAGCACCCACAAGCTGGCCGGCAGCCTCACCCAGTCCGCGATGCTGCACCTGGGGCACGGCCCCTTCGCGGACCGGCTGGAACCACTGGTCGACCGGGCGTTCCGGCTGGTCCAGTCGACGAGCGCGAGCGCCCTGCTCATGGCGTCCCTCGACGTGGCGCGGGCGTCGCTGGTGGCAGGCCGCGACGCCGTCGGGGCGTCGGTGGAGGCGGCGGACGCGGTCCGCCGGACGATCCGCGGGCTGGGCCGGTACGGGATCGTCAGCGACTCCTTCGGGCGGTTCCCCGACATCGTGGCGGCCGATCCGCTGCGCATCGCCGTCGACACCCGCAGCGGGGGCATAGCCGGTCACGAGGCCCGCCGGCTGCTCCACCGCGATCACGAGATCATGGTCGAGGTGGCCACGGACTCCGCGATCGTCGCGGTCGTCGGCGCGGGCGCCGCACCCGACACGGACCGCTTCGTCGAGGCCCTGCACCGTCTGCCCGCGTCCCCGGCCGATTCCGCCCCGGACGAGCGGTCCCGTCCGCGCCTGCCGTCCCCGGGCCCCGCGCGGCTCACCGCCCGTGAGGCGTTCCTGAGCCGATCGCGCACCGTACCGGCCGCGGACGCCGTGGGCATGATCTCCGCCGACACCCTCGCCGCGTACCCGCCCGGCATCCCCAACGTGCTGCCGGGTGAGGTCGTCACCACCGAGGTGGTCGACTTCCTGCAGCGCACGGCCGCCGCTCCCAGCGGTCATGTGCGCGGCGCGCTCGATCCCGCCGTCTCCGTGCTCCGTGTCGTCGACGCGGGCGGCGCCCCGCCCGGCACGGCGGTCACCAGGGCAGCGGCTGTTCGGTCCAGATGA
- a CDS encoding SpoIIE family protein phosphatase/ATP-binding protein, protein MAGLFGRLRSVMSARTVASQVFVLQVTVALLLVAAAVAAVLVQARSDGEREARNRSVAVAQTYATAPGTREALRGPDPSAVLQRKAEAARKSSGVDFLVVMAPDGTRYTHPNPDEIGKKYIGTIAPAAAGGTVTETVTGTLGPSIRSVAPVTDANGEVIGLVAAGITVERAGGAAQDQLPVLLGAAAFALIVATSGAALISRRLRHQTHGLGPAEMTRMYEHHDAVLHAVREGVLIVDEDRRLVLVNDEARRLLALPPDAQGRPVRDIGMDPGIARLLASGRPASDEVHVIGHQLVAVNQRAMGPPADGSGPCGTVATLRDTTELRALSGRADTAQGRLRLVYDAGMRIGTTLDVVRTSQELADFAVPRFADFVTVDLPDPVLSGEEPVDTGTDMRRIAFTGVRHDTPLYPSGRLIHFVSTTPQAVAYARGKTVLEADLAAFSGWQEQEPARARRLVGYGIHSMIAAPLRARGVTMGVATFWRSQKPEPFDDDDVSLAEELVARAAVNIDNARRYTREHSMAVALQRSLLPRGLPEQTALDVAYHYLPAQAGLGGVGGDWFDVIPLPGARVALVVGDVVGHGLHAAATMGRLRTAVHNFASLDLPPDELLWHMDELVSRIDQDEDTDGAVTALTGATCLYAIYDPTSRVCTVARAGHLEPVIVHPDGEVEFPGVPAGPPLGLGGLPFESSELHLSEGSSLVLYTDGLVEDRHRDIDEGLELLRGTLAHAGGPPEETCRAVLEALLPERPRDDVALVVARTRVLDGNRAVSWDVPADPSEVARIRAEAARTMDEWGLAEEAFTTELILSELVTNAIRHAGEPIAVRLIRDRSLICEVSDGSSTAPHLRRATTTDEGGRGLFLVSQFAERWGTRYTGSGKVIWTEQPLPW, encoded by the coding sequence ATGGCCGGACTTTTCGGCCGCCTCCGCTCGGTGATGAGCGCGCGCACCGTCGCCAGTCAGGTGTTCGTCCTGCAGGTGACGGTGGCTTTGCTGCTCGTCGCCGCCGCCGTCGCCGCAGTGCTCGTGCAGGCCCGGTCGGACGGCGAGCGGGAGGCGCGCAACCGGTCGGTCGCCGTCGCCCAGACGTACGCGACCGCACCGGGAACCAGGGAAGCCCTGCGCGGCCCCGACCCGAGCGCGGTGCTGCAGCGCAAGGCCGAAGCCGCCAGGAAGAGCTCCGGCGTGGACTTCCTCGTGGTGATGGCCCCGGACGGCACCCGGTACACGCACCCCAATCCGGACGAGATCGGGAAGAAGTACATCGGTACCATCGCGCCGGCGGCGGCCGGCGGCACCGTGACCGAGACCGTCACCGGCACCCTCGGACCCTCGATCCGCAGCGTCGCGCCCGTGACCGACGCGAACGGCGAGGTGATCGGCCTCGTGGCCGCCGGCATCACGGTCGAGCGGGCCGGCGGGGCGGCCCAGGACCAGCTTCCCGTCCTGCTCGGCGCGGCCGCGTTCGCCCTGATCGTCGCGACCTCCGGGGCCGCGCTGATCAGCCGGCGCCTGCGCCACCAGACCCATGGCCTGGGGCCCGCCGAGATGACCCGGATGTACGAGCACCACGACGCCGTCCTGCACGCCGTGCGGGAGGGCGTGCTGATCGTCGACGAGGACCGCCGGCTGGTGCTCGTGAACGACGAGGCACGACGGCTCCTCGCGCTGCCCCCGGACGCCCAGGGCCGGCCCGTCCGCGACATCGGGATGGATCCCGGGATCGCCCGGCTGCTGGCGTCCGGCCGGCCCGCCAGCGACGAGGTGCACGTCATCGGGCACCAGCTGGTCGCCGTGAACCAGCGCGCGATGGGCCCCCCGGCGGACGGCTCGGGGCCCTGCGGCACCGTCGCCACCCTGCGGGACACCACCGAGCTCCGGGCCCTCAGCGGCCGCGCCGACACCGCGCAGGGCCGTCTCCGACTCGTCTACGACGCCGGGATGCGGATCGGCACCACCCTCGACGTGGTCCGGACCTCGCAGGAACTCGCCGACTTCGCCGTGCCCCGGTTCGCCGACTTCGTCACCGTCGACCTCCCCGATCCCGTGCTCAGCGGGGAGGAGCCCGTGGACACCGGCACCGACATGCGCCGCATCGCCTTCACGGGCGTCCGGCACGACACCCCGCTCTACCCGTCGGGCCGGCTGATCCACTTCGTCAGCACCACCCCCCAGGCGGTCGCGTACGCCAGGGGGAAGACCGTCCTGGAGGCCGACCTCGCCGCGTTCTCCGGCTGGCAGGAACAGGAACCCGCCCGCGCCCGCAGGCTGGTCGGCTACGGCATCCACTCCATGATCGCCGCCCCGCTGCGGGCCCGCGGTGTGACGATGGGCGTCGCCACGTTCTGGCGCTCCCAGAAGCCGGAACCCTTCGACGACGACGACGTGTCGCTGGCGGAGGAACTGGTCGCCCGCGCCGCCGTGAACATCGACAACGCCCGCCGGTACACCCGCGAGCACTCGATGGCGGTCGCGCTGCAGCGCAGCCTGCTGCCGCGGGGCCTGCCCGAGCAGACCGCCCTCGACGTGGCCTACCACTACCTGCCCGCCCAGGCCGGCCTCGGCGGGGTCGGCGGGGACTGGTTCGACGTGATCCCGCTCCCCGGCGCCCGGGTCGCCCTCGTCGTCGGGGACGTCGTCGGCCACGGTCTCCACGCCGCGGCGACCATGGGCCGGCTGCGCACCGCCGTCCACAACTTCGCGAGCCTCGACCTCCCGCCCGACGAACTGTTGTGGCACATGGACGAGCTGGTCTCGCGCATCGACCAGGACGAGGACACCGACGGGGCGGTCACGGCGCTGACCGGCGCCACCTGTCTGTACGCGATCTACGACCCCACGTCACGGGTGTGCACCGTGGCCCGCGCCGGACATCTGGAGCCGGTCATCGTCCATCCCGACGGCGAGGTCGAGTTCCCCGGGGTGCCGGCGGGACCGCCCCTGGGGCTGGGCGGGCTCCCCTTCGAGTCCAGCGAACTGCACCTCTCCGAGGGCAGCAGCCTGGTGCTCTACACGGACGGCCTGGTCGAGGACCGGCACCGTGACATCGACGAGGGACTGGAGCTGCTCCGCGGCACGCTCGCCCACGCCGGCGGGCCGCCCGAGGAGACCTGCCGTGCGGTGCTGGAGGCCCTGCTGCCGGAGCGCCCCCGTGACGACGTGGCCCTGGTCGTCGCCCGTACCCGGGTGCTGGACGGCAACCGCGCCGTCAGCTGGGACGTGCCCGCCGACCCGTCCGAGGTGGCCCGGATCCGCGCGGAGGCCGCCCGGACCATGGACGAGTGGGGGCTGGCGGAGGAGGCGTTCACCACCGAGCTGATCCTCAGCGAGCTGGTCACCAACGCCATCCGGCACGCGGGCGAGCCGATCGCGGTGCGGCTGATCCGCGACCGCTCCCTGATCTGCGAGGTCTCCGACGGCAGCAGCACCGCCCCGCATCTGCGCCGGGCCACGACCACCGACGAGGGCGGCCGCGGACTGTTCCTCGTCTCCCAGTTCGCCGAGCGCTGGGGCACGCGCTACACGGGCAGCGGCAAGGTCATCTGGACCGAACAGCCGCTGCCCTGGTGA
- a CDS encoding alpha-mannosidase: protein MHDDRSLVEARLKRVLDERIRPAVYSASVPLDVAVWNAPGEPVPVAEGLAAEPSPIEVGARWGAPWGTSWFRVTGTVPAEWAGRTVEAILDLGFDENMPGFQCEGLVHRPDGTPVKGLNPRNQWVRIGAPVEGGEQVRLHIEAASNPVILDYHPFLPTALGDKDTAGTEPQYLLRRMDLAVFEETVWQLVMDLEVLGELMQELPADSARRWEILRAVDRALDAVDLQDVPGTAGAARARLEQVLATPAQPSAHRISAVGHAHIDSAWLWPLRETVRKVARTTSNMTALLEDEPDFVFAMSQAQQWAWVKEHRPEVWATVKKAVAGGRFVPAGGMWVESDTNMPGSEAMARQFVHGKRFFLDEFGIENDEAWLPDTFGFAAGLPQIIKAAGSKWLLTQKISWSQTNKFPHHTFQWEGIDGTRIFTHFPPVDTYNCSMKGSEIAHAARNFKDKGVARHSLAPTGWGDGGGGTTREMVAKAARMRDLEGAATVVWESPEEFFTKAEAEYANPPVWVGELYLELHRATLTSQARTKQGNRRSEHLLREAELWAATAAVRTGFPYPYEQLDRIWKTVLLHQFHDILPGSSIAWVHREAERTYAAVADELNALVAAAQRALAGEGTAELVFNSAPHARHGVAAGGAARPTGGGAAHREPREGGGYVLDNGLLRVEIDERGLVVSAYDIGAERESVAPGRAANLLQLHPDFPNMWDAWDVDEFYRNTVTDLVAADRVEPADLVGPETAAGPGAAAVRVVRSFGASRVTQVLSLAPGAKRLDIDTEVDWHETEKFLKLAFPLDVHAERYASETQFGHFHRATHTNTSWEAAKFEACNHRFVHIGEPDWGVALVNDSTYGHDVTRTVRAADSGTTTTFRASLLRAPRFPDPETDQGVHRFRHALAPGATIGDAVREGYRVNLPERRVTGADAAVAPLVVVDDDAVVVTAVKLADDGSGDVVVRFHESRGGRARATLTAGFPLAGAVATDLLERPSAEGRTVERTGDTVSLALRPFELVTLRLTRA from the coding sequence ATGCATGACGACCGCAGCCTGGTCGAGGCCCGACTGAAGCGCGTCCTCGACGAGCGCATCCGACCCGCCGTGTACTCCGCGTCCGTACCGCTGGACGTGGCCGTCTGGAACGCTCCCGGTGAGCCCGTACCGGTAGCCGAAGGGCTGGCCGCGGAACCGTCCCCGATCGAGGTCGGTGCGAGGTGGGGTGCACCGTGGGGGACGAGCTGGTTCCGGGTGACCGGAACCGTCCCGGCCGAGTGGGCGGGACGGACGGTCGAGGCGATCCTCGACCTCGGCTTCGACGAGAACATGCCCGGCTTCCAGTGCGAAGGCCTCGTCCACCGGCCCGACGGCACCCCCGTGAAGGGACTGAACCCGCGCAACCAGTGGGTCCGGATCGGGGCGCCCGTCGAGGGCGGCGAGCAGGTACGGCTCCACATCGAGGCGGCGTCCAATCCGGTGATCCTGGACTACCACCCGTTCCTCCCCACCGCGCTGGGCGACAAGGACACCGCGGGCACGGAACCGCAGTACCTGCTGAGGCGGATGGACCTGGCCGTCTTCGAGGAGACCGTCTGGCAGTTGGTGATGGACCTCGAGGTGCTGGGCGAGCTGATGCAGGAGCTCCCGGCCGACTCCGCCCGGCGCTGGGAGATCCTGCGCGCGGTGGACCGGGCCCTGGACGCGGTCGACCTGCAGGACGTCCCCGGCACGGCGGGCGCCGCCCGGGCCCGCCTGGAGCAGGTGCTGGCCACCCCGGCCCAGCCATCCGCGCACCGCATCAGCGCCGTCGGCCACGCCCACATCGACTCCGCCTGGCTGTGGCCGCTGCGGGAGACCGTGCGCAAGGTCGCCCGGACCACGTCCAACATGACGGCGCTGCTGGAGGACGAGCCCGACTTCGTCTTCGCGATGTCCCAGGCGCAGCAGTGGGCCTGGGTCAAGGAGCACCGCCCGGAGGTGTGGGCCACGGTGAAGAAGGCCGTCGCCGGCGGCCGGTTCGTGCCGGCGGGCGGCATGTGGGTGGAGTCCGACACCAACATGCCCGGATCGGAGGCGATGGCCCGTCAGTTCGTGCACGGCAAGCGGTTCTTCCTGGACGAGTTCGGCATCGAGAACGACGAGGCCTGGCTCCCCGACACCTTCGGGTTCGCCGCGGGGCTGCCGCAGATCATCAAGGCGGCAGGCTCCAAGTGGCTGCTCACCCAGAAGATCTCGTGGTCGCAGACGAACAAGTTCCCGCACCACACCTTCCAGTGGGAGGGCATCGACGGGACGCGGATCTTCACGCACTTCCCTCCGGTGGACACCTACAACTGCTCCATGAAGGGCAGCGAGATCGCCCACGCGGCGAGGAACTTCAAGGACAAGGGCGTCGCCCGGCACTCGCTCGCGCCCACCGGCTGGGGCGACGGCGGCGGCGGGACCACCCGGGAGATGGTCGCCAAGGCCGCCCGGATGCGGGACCTCGAAGGCGCCGCGACCGTCGTCTGGGAGTCTCCCGAGGAGTTCTTCACCAAGGCCGAGGCCGAGTACGCGAATCCGCCGGTGTGGGTGGGCGAGCTGTACCTCGAACTGCACCGGGCCACGCTGACCAGCCAGGCGAGGACCAAACAGGGCAACCGGCGCTCCGAGCACCTGCTGCGCGAGGCCGAACTGTGGGCCGCGACGGCAGCGGTGCGGACCGGGTTCCCGTACCCCTACGAGCAGCTCGACCGGATCTGGAAGACGGTGCTGCTGCACCAGTTCCACGACATCCTGCCGGGGTCCTCGATCGCCTGGGTGCACCGCGAGGCCGAGAGGACGTACGCGGCGGTCGCCGACGAACTGAACGCCCTCGTCGCAGCCGCCCAGCGCGCCCTCGCCGGCGAGGGCACCGCCGAACTGGTCTTCAACTCGGCCCCGCACGCCCGGCACGGGGTCGCGGCGGGCGGCGCCGCGCGGCCGACGGGCGGCGGCGCGGCGCACCGGGAGCCGCGTGAGGGCGGCGGGTACGTCCTCGACAACGGGCTGCTGCGGGTGGAGATCGACGAGCGGGGCCTGGTGGTCTCCGCCTACGACATCGGCGCCGAGCGCGAGTCGGTCGCGCCCGGACGCGCCGCGAACCTGCTGCAACTGCACCCGGACTTCCCGAACATGTGGGACGCGTGGGACGTCGACGAGTTCTACCGGAACACCGTGACGGATCTGGTGGCGGCCGACCGTGTGGAGCCGGCCGACCTCGTGGGGCCGGAGACAGCCGCGGGGCCCGGAGCGGCCGCCGTACGGGTCGTGCGCTCCTTCGGCGCGTCCAGGGTGACCCAGGTGCTGTCGCTCGCACCCGGCGCCAAGCGGCTCGACATCGACACCGAGGTCGACTGGCACGAGACGGAGAAGTTCCTCAAGCTGGCCTTCCCGCTCGACGTGCACGCCGAGCGCTACGCGTCCGAGACCCAGTTCGGTCACTTCCACCGGGCGACGCACACCAACACCAGCTGGGAGGCGGCGAAGTTCGAGGCCTGCAACCACCGCTTCGTCCACATCGGCGAACCGGACTGGGGCGTGGCGCTGGTGAACGACTCGACGTACGGCCACGACGTGACCCGTACCGTCCGTGCCGCCGACTCCGGGACGACGACCACGTTCAGGGCGTCCCTGCTGCGCGCCCCGCGCTTCCCCGATCCGGAGACCGACCAGGGCGTCCACCGCTTCCGGCACGCGCTCGCACCGGGCGCGACGATCGGCGACGCGGTGCGCGAGGGGTACCGCGTGAACCTGCCGGAGCGGAGGGTGACGGGCGCGGACGCCGCCGTCGCCCCGCTGGTCGTGGTGGACGACGACGCGGTGGTGGTCACCGCGGTCAAGCTCGCGGACGACGGCAGCGGCGATGTCGTCGTCCGGTTCCACGAGTCCCGGGGCGGACGTGCCCGCGCGACGCTGACGGCAGGCTTCCCGCTGGCCGGAGCGGTGGCGACGGACCTGCTCGAGCGCCCGTCGGCCGAGGGGCGGACGGTGGAGCGCACCGGCGACACGGTGTCCCTCGCCCTGCGTCCGTTCGAGCTCGTGACGCTGCGGCTGACCAGGGCCTGA